A DNA window from Cyanobacteriota bacterium contains the following coding sequences:
- a CDS encoding NAD(P)H-dependent oxidoreductase, whose product MTPDYVLQQLNWRYATKKFDPTKIIPDDVWAVLEQSLVLAPSSFGLQPWKFIVVKNPDIRRQLVEHSWGQTQVVDASHLVVLAIKKNVGTADVDRYIARMADVQQVPVENLEKFAAMVKGFLTTPPYPLDLDAWSARQVYIALGQFMTCAAMLNVDTCPMEGFIPSKYDEILDLPAQGYTAVVVCPAGYRAEDDKSAARPKVRYPKDDVIQYVI is encoded by the coding sequence ATGACTCCAGACTATGTTTTACAGCAGTTGAACTGGCGCTACGCTACTAAAAAGTTTGACCCTACAAAGATCATTCCTGATGATGTATGGGCAGTCTTAGAGCAGAGTTTGGTCTTGGCACCATCATCCTTTGGTCTTCAGCCTTGGAAGTTTATCGTGGTGAAGAATCCAGACATTCGCCGTCAGTTGGTTGAACATTCATGGGGACAAACCCAGGTGGTAGATGCATCTCACTTAGTGGTGCTTGCAATCAAAAAAAATGTTGGGACAGCCGACGTTGATCGCTACATTGCCCGCATGGCTGATGTGCAGCAGGTGCCTGTAGAGAATCTGGAAAAATTTGCCGCTATGGTTAAGGGCTTCTTAACTACACCACCCTATCCTCTGGATCTAGATGCATGGTCAGCTCGACAAGTTTACATTGCACTGGGGCAATTTATGACCTGTGCAGCCATGTTAAATGTTGATACTTGCCCCATGGAAGGCTTTATCCCCAGTAAGTATGACGAGATCCTAGACTTGCCAGCCCAGGGATACACAGCCGTGGTTGTCTGTCCTGCTGGTTATCGAGCAGAGGATGATAAATCTGCGGCTAGACCCAAAGTACGCTATCCCAAGGATGATGTCATTCAGTACGTAATCTAG
- a CDS encoding ABC transporter ATP-binding protein — protein MGSAVLVQNLQKRYGSVTAVKDVSLQVEPGEIFGLLGPNGAGKTTTLRCLCTLTTPDAGEIEVSGISVLKDPRAARRKLGYVAQEVALDKILTGRELLQFQADLYHIPRTVAAQRIDLMLSMLGLTDYADKKTGTYSGGLRKRLDLAAGLLHQPDVLVLDEPTVGLDIESRVVVWDFLRQLRDQGVAVLLTSHYLEEVDALADHVAIIDRGSVIAVGTPSELKDKVGGDRITLRIREFSPLSEAEQAKELLQALPCVQEVIINAAQGNSLNLVVKSDPEALAIIQQTLRNANLPTFGIAQSRPSLDDVYLAATGRTLLDAELAASSSRDLKAEKKQAMR, from the coding sequence ATGGGTTCCGCAGTGCTAGTTCAAAATCTCCAGAAGCGATATGGCTCTGTGACTGCTGTTAAGGACGTATCTCTGCAAGTTGAACCTGGAGAAATTTTTGGGTTATTGGGGCCTAATGGTGCTGGGAAAACAACGACACTGCGTTGTCTTTGTACCCTAACCACTCCTGATGCTGGGGAGATAGAGGTTTCTGGGATTTCTGTTCTCAAAGATCCGCGGGCTGCTCGTCGCAAGCTAGGATATGTGGCTCAGGAAGTGGCTCTTGACAAAATCCTAACTGGTCGAGAGCTGTTGCAGTTTCAAGCAGATTTGTATCACATCCCCAGGACTGTTGCTGCTCAGCGCATAGATTTAATGCTGTCGATGTTGGGCTTGACGGACTATGCTGACAAAAAAACAGGCACTTATTCGGGTGGGTTGCGCAAGCGGCTAGATTTGGCGGCTGGATTACTGCATCAGCCAGATGTGTTGGTACTGGACGAGCCGACAGTAGGTCTAGATATCGAAAGCCGTGTAGTCGTGTGGGACTTTTTGCGTCAGTTGCGAGATCAAGGGGTGGCTGTGTTGCTTACTAGTCATTACCTAGAAGAGGTAGATGCTCTGGCAGATCATGTTGCTATTATCGATCGCGGCTCAGTCATTGCCGTAGGCACACCCAGTGAGCTGAAGGATAAAGTAGGGGGCGATCGCATCACCCTGCGGATTCGAGAATTTTCACCGTTGTCGGAAGCAGAGCAGGCGAAAGAGCTGCTGCAAGCCTTGCCCTGTGTACAGGAGGTTATTATCAACGCGGCTCAGGGAAATTCTCTCAACCTTGTGGTGAAATCTGACCCTGAAGCATTGGCAATCATTCAACAAACGCTACGAAATGCTAACTTGCCGACTTTTGGCATTGCTCAGTCCCGGCCTAGTTTAGACGATGTTTACTTGGCAGCAACAGGGCGGACATTGTTGGATGCTGAGTTGGCTGCATCGAGTAGTCGTGACCTAAAAGCCGAGAAGAAACAGGCTATGCGCTAA
- a CDS encoding ABC transporter permease produces MSSTLIPPRPVAVDEAAIAPQPSELQAFLQETTALTRRLFIQLQRRPSTLIAGIIQPLMWLILFGALFQNAPAGLFGDSQNYAQFLGAGVIVFTAFAGALNAGLPVMFDREFGFLNRLLVAPLVSRFSIVLASAIFITTLSMVQTLMIVITGAVLGSGLPNPQGLAVLVGIILLMVFGVTALSLGLAFALPGHIELIAVIFVTNLPLLFSSTALAPLDFMPRWLQWVASLNPLSYAIEPIRYLYLHHDWNLASVVMTAPFGAVTMGTALLALLGFDVVVVLAVQQRLKRTLS; encoded by the coding sequence ATGAGTTCAACACTGATTCCCCCTCGTCCTGTGGCAGTAGATGAAGCTGCGATCGCACCTCAGCCCTCTGAGTTGCAGGCTTTTCTGCAAGAAACTACTGCCTTGACTCGTCGCCTCTTTATTCAGCTTCAGCGCCGCCCTTCAACCTTGATAGCGGGCATTATTCAGCCCTTGATGTGGCTGATTTTATTCGGAGCATTGTTTCAAAACGCACCTGCGGGCTTGTTTGGTGACAGCCAGAACTATGCCCAGTTTCTGGGGGCAGGGGTAATTGTGTTTACAGCATTTGCCGGGGCACTGAATGCTGGATTACCCGTTATGTTCGATCGAGAATTTGGTTTCCTCAACCGCTTACTTGTGGCTCCACTGGTATCTCGATTCTCTATTGTCTTGGCATCCGCTATCTTTATTACTACCCTAAGCATGGTGCAAACCCTAATGATTGTGATTACAGGGGCAGTCTTGGGGTCAGGGCTTCCCAATCCTCAGGGTTTAGCTGTGCTAGTGGGCATTATCTTGCTGATGGTATTTGGGGTTACCGCTCTCAGCTTAGGACTTGCATTCGCACTGCCCGGTCACATTGAGCTGATTGCTGTTATCTTTGTCACTAACTTGCCATTACTGTTTTCTAGCACTGCTCTAGCGCCACTTGACTTCATGCCCAGGTGGTTACAGTGGGTTGCTAGCCTTAATCCCCTAAGCTATGCGATTGAACCAATTCGGTATCTCTACCTGCATCATGACTGGAACCTCGCCAGCGTTGTGATGACAGCACCATTTGGAGCAGTGACCATGGGTACGGCCTTGTTAGCATTGCTAGGTTTTGATGTAGTTGTGGTGCTAGCCGTTCAGCAGCGACTGAAACGCACTCTATCCTGA
- a CDS encoding orange carotenoid-binding protein, with amino-acid sequence MAITLESARNIFPSTLSADVVPAIIARFNQLTPEDQLAWIWFAYLEMGKTITVAAPGAANMQFAEPILNQIRQMTKREQAQVMFDLANRADTPICRTYSTWSPNIKLGFWYQLGEWMEQGIVAPVPKDYRLSANASAVLQSVKELDPGQQITVLRSVVVDMGFDPSKMGNYTRVVEPAVVPKDLYQRTSVAIEGVTNQTVLDYMNNLNANDFEALIELFTPDGALQPPFQRPIVGKDNIFRFFREECQNLNLIPERGVVEPAEDGYTQIKVTGKVQTPWFGASVGMNIAWRFLLTPENKIFFVAIDLLASPKELLNLAR; translated from the coding sequence ATGGCAATTACTCTTGAGTCAGCACGAAATATTTTCCCCAGCACTCTGTCTGCTGATGTTGTGCCTGCTATTATTGCCCGCTTCAATCAACTAACGCCTGAAGATCAGCTTGCATGGATTTGGTTTGCCTATCTTGAGATGGGTAAGACGATTACGGTTGCCGCTCCAGGTGCAGCGAACATGCAGTTTGCTGAGCCTATATTGAACCAGATTCGGCAAATGACCAAGCGAGAGCAAGCTCAAGTTATGTTTGACTTGGCTAACCGAGCAGATACTCCCATTTGTCGTACTTACTCCACATGGTCACCCAATATCAAATTGGGCTTCTGGTATCAGTTGGGTGAGTGGATGGAGCAAGGTATTGTGGCACCTGTTCCTAAGGACTATAGACTCTCTGCTAACGCATCGGCAGTGCTGCAATCAGTCAAGGAGCTAGATCCTGGTCAGCAGATTACGGTACTGCGTAGTGTTGTGGTTGATATGGGATTTGACCCCAGCAAGATGGGCAACTACACTCGTGTAGTTGAGCCAGCCGTTGTTCCTAAGGATTTGTATCAGCGTACTTCAGTCGCTATCGAGGGTGTAACTAATCAAACAGTGCTAGATTACATGAACAACCTCAACGCTAACGACTTTGAGGCGTTGATTGAACTGTTTACACCCGATGGTGCTCTGCAACCTCCCTTCCAGCGTCCGATCGTAGGCAAGGATAACATCTTCCGGTTTTTCCGAGAAGAGTGTCAAAACCTAAACCTGATTCCAGAGCGCGGTGTGGTAGAACCTGCGGAGGATGGCTATACTCAAATTAAGGTGACTGGCAAAGTGCAAACTCCTTGGTTTGGTGCTAGCGTTGGCATGAACATAGCATGGCGTTTCTTGCTTACTCCTGAAAACAAGATCTTCTTTGTGGCGATCGACCTGTTGGCATCTCCCAAAGAGCTGTTGAATTTAGCTCGCTAG